One genomic region from bacterium encodes:
- a CDS encoding O-antigen ligase family protein yields MYSKPAPVSLTGMALMMMGLYLFCVPFFMASYMQKLLLAAVAFAYFDALVLRRIKPGRDELAVFGFSLWALALIFTMPLDGSTEYIAIRFFSVFAVYSLTKRLAISRRRWMLLGLCYIAGCFIAAGLVLYSWLLGESIAGRFTVEGLNANYVAYCLATAVPVVISLYWSSGRARSIGLAVFSVAVFGFAIVLTGSRGAVGALVAALGIFCLYQLRSRMFVGVLTAAAVMAASYGAFLLVPEETQMRLMGDFAGGSADVAFTGRLEVWPYALKLYSENPIFGVGPGAFAETNPLLIGAHNVFLSVAVETGTVGLVLFVIATVICARRARYLSWGHWGKWSMFVLLAVWTPIAFTGIWETAPASWFAWAWTGNIALLFPGERETGG; encoded by the coding sequence ATGTACAGCAAACCCGCGCCGGTCAGTCTCACCGGCATGGCTCTTATGATGATGGGGCTCTATCTGTTTTGCGTCCCGTTCTTCATGGCGAGCTACATGCAAAAGCTGCTTTTGGCCGCTGTCGCTTTCGCGTACTTCGACGCCCTGGTTTTACGGCGCATAAAACCAGGAAGGGATGAACTGGCGGTTTTCGGGTTTTCCCTCTGGGCTCTCGCCCTGATTTTCACAATGCCCCTTGACGGCTCCACGGAATACATTGCAATCCGTTTTTTCTCCGTCTTCGCCGTTTACTCGCTGACAAAGCGCCTCGCGATTTCGCGCCGCAGATGGATGCTTCTGGGGCTTTGCTACATCGCGGGCTGTTTCATAGCCGCCGGACTCGTCTTGTATAGCTGGCTTCTGGGGGAAAGCATCGCGGGCCGGTTCACCGTGGAGGGGCTCAACGCCAATTACGTCGCCTACTGCCTGGCTACGGCTGTGCCCGTGGTTATCTCTCTTTACTGGAGCAGTGGAAGGGCGCGCAGCATTGGGCTGGCCGTCTTCTCCGTGGCGGTGTTCGGTTTCGCAATAGTTCTCACGGGCAGCCGCGGGGCCGTGGGGGCGCTTGTCGCGGCGCTGGGAATCTTCTGTCTCTACCAGCTTCGCTCACGGATGTTTGTGGGTGTCCTGACGGCGGCGGCCGTGATGGCCGCGAGTTACGGCGCTTTCTTGCTGGTGCCGGAAGAAACCCAGATGCGGCTCATGGGCGACTTCGCGGGAGGGAGCGCGGACGTAGCCTTTACCGGGCGTCTGGAGGTCTGGCCGTACGCCCTGAAGCTTTACTCCGAAAACCCGATTTTCGGCGTAGGGCCGGGCGCCTTCGCCGAAACTAACCCTCTCCTCATCGGCGCGCATAACGTTTTTTTGAGCGTGGCCGTGGAAACCGGCACAGTCGGTCTCGTCCTCTTTGTAATCGCGACAGTTATCTGCGCACGGCGCGCAAGGTATTTGAGTTGGGGCCACTGGGGGAAATGGAGTATGTTTGTCCTTTTGGCGGTCTGGACGCCGATCGCGTTCACAGGGATATGGGAAACCGCTCCGGCATCCTGGTTCGCCTGGGCGTGGACGGGAAACATCGCCCTTCTTTTCCCGGGCGAAAGAGAAACAGGCGGGTAA
- a CDS encoding polysaccharide biosynthesis tyrosine autokinase: protein MSPNESKTGAVVSPEETVSIRQFIDVVLRRLKIVLFCFFLIFSFSALYTFKAAPVYRLQSTLYAKQSKASISVLDDLGIGAPSPIEAEMQILKSRTNIEEVVRRLHLDWGVSKKNRQVSVKVADYFLPPETEERTLSITLQGDGDFSVAHKDAILGQGRVGEPFNSGGIRLKLEKLEGPAGEKFEITYKSFSAVVREALSSITAVEVGKKTNVIEVSCMDTDPVRGMEIINTLVDVYLSRTIDFNTGEASQSLQFIEKQLAEVKKVLEGAEKDLENYRKKTGIVLLDDEGRKIVETLADLENRKAQISFNRRQLEISVASLKEAAARGKSFFPAANFSDPLVAELSKRLSELELKKQFLLTDSTEDHPMVRQIESQLVETRARLLSVNEEALAQTAREQNAIEDQIKTNENRLKDLPEVERTLAGLTRVMKVNSDMYMFLLEKHESARILKASTISNIRVIDQAIVPDLPVKPNKPRNLALGFLLGLFIAVGVAFIVDHLDNAVKTADEAAKTTGMPVLTQIPYMGSKRKREKKNGKHAKIQEEGPIEALVGHHDPKSPITEAYRRLRTALRYSNIEKPFRKIMFTSSLPGEGKSTTAANFAVVLAQTGSRVVLVDCDLRKPVIETFFNLPRSPGLTELIAKEATLDEGIKPTQIPGLFLLPCGVIPPNPTELIGSDRMKEVLHELEEQFDFIVIDTPPVMPVSDAQVLGEAADRVVLVVSAGKTPAPALRLTIERLKETNAEVCGLVLGHLTKSRAGYYSYGYGYGAYDKYYGDKSGKHSEEK from the coding sequence TTGAGTCCTAACGAATCCAAAACCGGCGCCGTGGTTTCTCCCGAGGAAACCGTCTCGATACGGCAATTTATCGACGTTGTGCTGCGCCGCCTGAAAATCGTACTGTTCTGCTTTTTTCTGATCTTCTCATTCTCCGCCCTGTACACGTTTAAAGCCGCGCCCGTTTACAGACTCCAGTCAACTCTTTACGCCAAGCAGAGCAAAGCCAGCATCTCCGTCCTGGACGACCTTGGAATCGGCGCCCCGAGTCCCATCGAAGCGGAGATGCAGATACTCAAATCGAGAACCAATATCGAAGAGGTCGTCAGAAGGCTTCATCTCGACTGGGGGGTAAGCAAGAAAAACCGCCAGGTCTCCGTGAAGGTAGCGGACTATTTTCTCCCCCCCGAAACCGAGGAGAGGACGCTTTCGATAACCTTGCAGGGAGACGGAGACTTCAGCGTAGCGCATAAAGACGCGATTCTCGGGCAGGGGCGCGTCGGCGAACCCTTCAACAGCGGCGGAATCAGGCTGAAACTCGAAAAACTGGAGGGCCCCGCCGGGGAAAAATTTGAAATCACCTACAAGTCCTTCAGCGCGGTAGTCCGTGAAGCGCTGAGCAGCATCACCGCGGTGGAAGTCGGCAAGAAGACCAACGTCATCGAAGTCTCCTGCATGGATACCGATCCCGTCAGGGGGATGGAGATAATCAACACCCTTGTGGACGTGTATCTCTCGCGGACGATAGATTTCAATACCGGAGAGGCCTCCCAGTCCCTTCAGTTCATCGAAAAGCAGCTTGCCGAGGTCAAAAAAGTCCTCGAAGGCGCTGAAAAGGACCTTGAGAACTACCGGAAGAAGACGGGCATCGTCCTTCTGGACGACGAGGGCAGGAAAATCGTCGAAACTCTGGCGGATCTGGAGAACCGCAAGGCGCAAATTTCCTTCAACCGAAGACAACTCGAAATTTCGGTGGCTTCGCTTAAGGAGGCCGCCGCCAGGGGGAAGAGTTTTTTTCCCGCCGCAAACTTTTCCGATCCTCTGGTGGCTGAACTGAGCAAGCGCCTCTCCGAACTCGAATTGAAAAAGCAGTTTCTCCTCACCGATTCCACCGAGGACCATCCCATGGTCCGCCAGATTGAAAGCCAGCTGGTGGAAACGAGGGCGCGGCTTCTTTCCGTCAACGAAGAAGCCCTCGCCCAGACGGCGAGAGAGCAAAACGCCATCGAAGATCAGATAAAGACCAATGAAAACCGCCTCAAGGACCTGCCGGAGGTGGAAAGAACTCTCGCGGGACTCACCCGCGTCATGAAGGTCAACTCCGACATGTACATGTTTTTGCTCGAAAAACATGAGAGCGCCAGAATCCTCAAGGCTTCCACGATAAGCAACATTCGCGTCATCGACCAGGCGATAGTCCCGGATCTGCCGGTCAAGCCGAACAAGCCGAGAAATCTGGCGCTGGGCTTTTTGCTGGGGTTGTTTATCGCCGTCGGCGTCGCCTTTATCGTGGATCACCTGGATAACGCCGTTAAGACTGCCGACGAAGCCGCTAAAACAACCGGGATGCCGGTCCTGACCCAGATTCCGTACATGGGAAGCAAGCGCAAAAGGGAAAAGAAAAACGGCAAGCACGCCAAAATCCAGGAAGAGGGGCCGATTGAAGCGCTCGTGGGACACCACGATCCCAAGTCTCCCATAACGGAAGCCTACAGGCGCCTCCGCACCGCGCTTCGCTATTCAAATATTGAAAAACCTTTCAGGAAGATAATGTTCACCAGTTCCCTTCCCGGCGAGGGCAAGTCCACAACCGCCGCGAATTTCGCGGTCGTTCTGGCCCAGACGGGTTCCAGGGTTGTGCTGGTCGATTGCGACCTGCGCAAGCCGGTAATAGAGACATTCTTTAACCTGCCGCGTTCGCCGGGCCTGACGGAGCTTATCGCCAAAGAGGCAACTCTGGACGAGGGGATAAAGCCCACACAGATACCGGGTCTCTTTCTTCTTCCCTGCGGAGTCATCCCCCCCAATCCCACCGAACTGATAGGTTCGGACAGGATGAAAGAGGTGTTGCACGAGCTCGAGGAACAATTCGATTTCATAGTCATCGATACGCCCCCGGTAATGCCCGTATCGGATGCGCAGGTGCTTGGAGAAGCAGCGGACAGGGTTGTGCTTGTCGTTTCGGCCGGCAAGACACCCGCTCCGGCGCTCAGACTCACAATAGAGAGGCTTAAAGAGACCAACGCCGAGGTTTGCGGACTGGTTTTAGGCCATCTGACGAAAAGCAGAGCGGGCTATTACAGTTACGGCTATGGCTACGGAGCCTACGACAAATACTACGGAGACAAATCCGGCAAGCACAGCGAAGAAAAATGA
- a CDS encoding glycosyltransferase, translated as MSTSGWVAYVGPMPFPWGSAGSRRMYGVASSLAAAGYRVVVGHGGHEPGRIELLHEDSGAVSHIGLGERPEQLKGRIRNIRHSLVRGYLTSGALTVRWLDSQSVRPTHVIAYGGFAPYMFRLLGWCRKNSIPLIADVVEWYDPSHRRGGYLNPFYLSAKFAFRFQYARCDGVIAISSFLEDYYSGRGCKVIRVPPTLNVEGLAQRVPRKRGANEPLTLVYAGSPGKKDLVGNVIKGLLLADPEGRRTRLLAVGPAREQILRLLGESGELPPNVVALGRLPQPEVAKILEKADFSVLLRPREKYAEAGFPTKFVESLAAGVPVIANITSDLGDYLHDGVEGLVCRDHSPEGFAEALSRAMALSARELDEMSAAARKRAEDSFDFRNFAKPLAAFLEELRS; from the coding sequence ATGTCCACAAGCGGCTGGGTAGCGTACGTCGGGCCGATGCCCTTTCCCTGGGGCAGCGCGGGCTCCCGCAGAATGTACGGCGTCGCATCCTCTCTGGCAGCGGCCGGTTACAGGGTCGTCGTCGGGCATGGGGGCCATGAGCCGGGAAGAATCGAGCTTCTGCACGAGGATTCGGGCGCCGTCTCGCATATCGGCCTCGGGGAGCGTCCGGAGCAGCTAAAGGGCAGGATACGCAACATCCGCCACTCGCTCGTGCGGGGCTATCTTACCTCGGGCGCGCTGACGGTGCGCTGGCTGGACTCGCAATCCGTAAGGCCTACGCACGTAATCGCTTACGGCGGTTTTGCCCCGTACATGTTCAGATTGCTCGGCTGGTGCAGAAAAAATTCCATTCCCCTGATCGCGGACGTAGTCGAATGGTACGATCCCTCCCACCGGAGGGGCGGATATCTGAATCCTTTCTACCTGAGCGCAAAGTTCGCCTTCCGTTTTCAGTATGCGCGCTGCGACGGGGTCATCGCCATCAGCTCCTTTCTGGAAGATTACTACTCCGGCAGGGGGTGCAAAGTCATCCGGGTGCCGCCAACCCTCAACGTAGAGGGACTCGCGCAGAGGGTGCCGCGAAAAAGAGGCGCGAACGAACCTCTTACCCTTGTCTACGCGGGTTCTCCGGGAAAGAAGGACCTCGTCGGAAACGTGATAAAGGGGCTCCTTCTGGCGGATCCGGAGGGCAGGAGGACGCGCCTTCTCGCCGTCGGCCCGGCCAGGGAGCAGATTTTGCGGCTGCTGGGGGAAAGCGGCGAATTGCCTCCGAACGTCGTCGCGCTGGGACGCCTCCCCCAGCCGGAGGTGGCCAAAATACTGGAGAAGGCGGATTTCAGCGTCCTTCTTCGTCCCCGCGAAAAGTACGCCGAGGCCGGTTTCCCGACAAAATTCGTCGAAAGCCTGGCGGCGGGGGTGCCCGTAATCGCGAACATCACCAGCGACCTCGGGGATTACCTCCACGACGGCGTCGAGGGGCTCGTCTGCCGGGACCATTCGCCGGAAGGGTTCGCCGAGGCGCTTTCCCGGGCGATGGCTCTTTCTGCGCGGGAACTGGACGAGATGAGCGCCGCCGCCAGAAAAAGGGCGGAGGACTCCTTTGATTTCAGGAATTTCGCGAAACCTCTGGCCGCGTTTCTGGAGGAACTGAGAAGTTGA
- a CDS encoding sugar transporter — MKSPGKALLSLTVAALLASLVQGCSTGVKYTNIPPGTVRTLEEAPPSAVVESEKVEIPVYGDEEPSLQYKAGPGDVLLVSVFGRPDFGSPILVNGQVQGSRVDGDGRIQLPMLGSIEVRENTTEEIRAKVEKLLSLYLKEPSVTVEVLAYGSKQISLLGQFNAPGAYYLDRPTRLLQALAQGKGLKDNADLKSARLVRDQKVLPVDIYALVREGEVANNIWMRPGDTVFVPQQMGRRVYVFGAVKRPGPIDIPEDQKAINLTQAVAFAGLSDANYEEGHIRIIRSRSATKGELMVVDLKKILDGEALPFMLVENDIVFVPKGELGEWNQAIAEMMPTLQAVGAFLQPFVQIRLLTSGR, encoded by the coding sequence ATGAAAAGTCCTGGAAAGGCTTTATTGTCCCTCACGGTTGCCGCCCTTCTGGCCTCGCTGGTCCAGGGCTGTTCCACCGGCGTCAAGTACACCAACATACCGCCGGGAACCGTCCGCACCCTCGAAGAAGCTCCCCCCTCCGCGGTGGTGGAGAGCGAGAAGGTGGAAATTCCCGTTTACGGGGACGAGGAGCCCTCCCTGCAATACAAGGCGGGGCCGGGGGACGTCCTTCTGGTCAGCGTTTTCGGCAGGCCGGATTTCGGAAGCCCGATACTGGTAAACGGCCAGGTTCAGGGGAGCAGGGTTGACGGGGACGGCCGCATACAGCTGCCGATGCTCGGCTCTATAGAAGTCAGGGAAAACACCACCGAAGAGATACGGGCCAAAGTAGAAAAGCTTCTCTCCTTGTACCTCAAGGAACCCTCGGTGACCGTCGAAGTCCTCGCCTACGGAAGCAAGCAGATATCCCTCCTCGGCCAGTTCAACGCGCCGGGGGCCTACTATCTTGACAGGCCGACCCGCCTCCTTCAGGCGCTGGCTCAGGGCAAAGGGCTTAAGGACAACGCCGATCTCAAGTCGGCGAGGCTGGTCCGCGACCAGAAGGTGCTTCCGGTCGATATCTACGCGCTGGTGCGTGAGGGCGAGGTAGCCAACAACATCTGGATGCGCCCCGGCGACACGGTTTTCGTGCCCCAGCAGATGGGACGAAGGGTGTACGTCTTCGGGGCGGTGAAGCGCCCCGGCCCCATTGACATACCCGAAGACCAGAAGGCGATAAACCTTACGCAGGCCGTCGCCTTCGCGGGTCTTTCCGACGCCAACTACGAAGAGGGGCACATACGCATAATCCGCTCCCGGTCCGCGACAAAGGGTGAACTGATGGTCGTCGATCTCAAGAAAATCCTCGACGGAGAGGCGCTGCCCTTCATGCTCGTGGAAAACGACATAGTGTTCGTACCCAAGGGCGAGCTTGGGGAGTGGAATCAGGCTATCGCCGAAATGATGCCCACCCTGCAGGCCGTCGGCGCGTTTTTGCAGCCTTTCGTCCAGATTCGCCTGCTCACCAGCGGCCGATGA
- a CDS encoding glycosyltransferase — MKILCVTGTLAGGGAERQLVNLARGFKEGGHEVSFLVLGHSAETNFYGHLLEEAGVPLIVAGLGGTLPDKMLSRFTLGRILARSLRIRRRIKEFDADVVLSFLWPANLQVIFAGFPLRSWGLAVGERSANEAFFHSRKGRSVLSAYRFADAVVTNSFANAKMIAGVRPFLSPKLHTIYNSVDFDTFKPSPEYTPRQGGKTLIVVAATLRSLKNAGRLAQAIASLEPECREKLRVEWYGHRSSTEPKEYDEVRKTISGLGIGEQFRLMGPSNEIAKAYRQADFVGLFSVLEGLPNGVCEGMACGKPILTSDVSDARKLVEEGRNGFVCDPLDVASIAGVLRFAVRAKDEEILEMGRCSREKAERLFGGGSAVSKYAGLLAGLVRKPRQANLK; from the coding sequence ATGAAGATTCTGTGCGTAACCGGAACGCTTGCGGGAGGGGGGGCCGAGCGGCAGCTCGTAAACCTCGCGCGCGGTTTCAAGGAGGGTGGGCACGAGGTCTCCTTCCTGGTGCTCGGCCACAGCGCGGAAACGAATTTTTACGGCCACCTGCTGGAAGAGGCGGGCGTACCCCTCATCGTTGCGGGCCTTGGGGGGACCCTTCCGGATAAAATGCTTTCCCGCTTTACCCTTGGCCGTATCCTCGCCCGCAGTTTGCGCATAAGGAGGCGGATAAAGGAGTTTGACGCCGACGTGGTTCTCTCCTTCCTCTGGCCGGCCAACCTTCAGGTGATATTCGCAGGGTTTCCACTGAGGAGCTGGGGCCTTGCAGTCGGCGAACGCAGCGCGAACGAGGCGTTCTTCCATTCCAGAAAAGGCAGGTCCGTTCTTTCGGCCTACCGTTTCGCGGACGCGGTGGTAACGAACTCCTTCGCCAACGCAAAGATGATCGCCGGGGTGAGGCCTTTTCTCTCCCCGAAGCTCCACACCATTTACAACTCTGTGGATTTCGATACCTTCAAACCCTCCCCGGAGTACACTCCCCGGCAGGGGGGCAAAACCCTCATCGTTGTCGCGGCGACCCTCCGGTCCCTCAAGAACGCCGGGAGGCTGGCTCAGGCGATTGCCTCTCTGGAGCCGGAGTGCCGGGAAAAGCTCCGCGTCGAGTGGTACGGCCATCGCAGTTCGACGGAGCCAAAGGAGTATGACGAAGTCCGGAAGACAATCTCCGGGCTCGGCATAGGGGAGCAATTTCGCCTCATGGGGCCGAGCAACGAGATAGCGAAAGCCTACCGGCAGGCCGATTTCGTGGGGCTTTTCAGTGTGCTGGAGGGGCTGCCGAACGGCGTCTGCGAAGGGATGGCCTGCGGCAAGCCGATCTTGACCAGCGATGTCTCGGACGCGAGAAAACTGGTTGAAGAGGGCAGAAACGGCTTCGTCTGCGACCCTCTGGACGTGGCCTCGATAGCCGGGGTTCTGCGCTTTGCGGTGCGGGCCAAAGACGAAGAAATTCTGGAAATGGGCCGCTGCAGCCGGGAAAAAGCTGAAAGACTTTTCGGTGGAGGCAGCGCCGTGTCAAAATACGCCGGTCTTCTGGCGGGCCTCGTCCGTAAACCACGACAGGCGAATTTGAAATGA
- a CDS encoding acyltransferase encodes MGNRSGILVRLGVDGKHRPSFPGRKRNRRVTVLARSERVLGLTGRSRNIFKLILKTIRLKREAMRANRDPEGYARSLGVRLGTNVTLLGIRPGTFSTEPWLITIGDNVWITSGCQFITHDGGTLIFRREVPDLELTAPITIGNDVMIGRDVTILPGVNIGSRVIIGAGSVVAKDIPDNSVAAGNPARVIKTADEYLESAKKRSLHLGHLSGPEKVAALKRHFNVE; translated from the coding sequence ATGGGAAACCGCTCCGGCATCCTGGTTCGCCTGGGCGTGGACGGGAAACATCGCCCTTCTTTTCCCGGGCGAAAGAGAAACAGGCGGGTAACGGTTCTTGCAAGAAGTGAAAGGGTTTTGGGTTTGACAGGCAGAAGCAGAAACATCTTCAAGTTGATACTGAAAACCATACGGCTCAAGCGCGAAGCCATGCGGGCGAACCGGGACCCGGAGGGTTACGCCCGGTCTCTCGGCGTCAGGCTCGGGACCAATGTAACGTTGCTGGGCATAAGGCCCGGGACCTTCAGCACCGAGCCGTGGCTGATAACCATCGGCGACAACGTGTGGATAACTTCCGGCTGCCAGTTTATCACCCACGACGGGGGAACCCTTATCTTCCGCCGGGAGGTTCCCGATCTGGAGCTGACCGCGCCCATAACCATAGGCAACGACGTAATGATAGGCCGGGACGTTACGATACTTCCCGGCGTGAACATCGGCAGCCGCGTGATCATAGGGGCCGGTTCGGTGGTCGCCAAAGACATCCCCGACAATTCCGTTGCCGCGGGCAACCCCGCGCGCGTGATAAAGACCGCGGACGAGTACCTTGAAAGCGCAAAAAAACGCTCGCTTCATCTCGGCCACCTTTCGGGCCCGGAAAAGGTGGCGGCTTTAAAGCGCCACTTCAACGTAGAGTAA
- a CDS encoding acyltransferase: MRSLLRIIGILKNRFEKAADPVKYARSIGVRVGENCRLLGVEFGSEPFLITIGDRVTITNGTRFITHDGGVWVFRGKHPDMDVFGPITVGNNVFIGVNSIILPGVTIGDNAVVGAGSVVAKDVPPNTVVAGVPARQVRTLDEYYEKAMKKAVFIRSLPMKQKRKILLEKFGLGK; the protein is encoded by the coding sequence ATGAGATCACTGTTACGGATAATCGGAATTCTTAAAAATCGCTTTGAGAAAGCGGCGGATCCCGTAAAATACGCCCGTTCCATCGGGGTCAGGGTCGGGGAAAATTGCCGCCTTTTGGGCGTGGAGTTCGGAAGCGAGCCATTTTTGATCACAATCGGCGACCGCGTTACCATCACCAACGGAACCCGTTTCATCACCCATGACGGCGGTGTGTGGGTCTTTCGCGGCAAGCACCCGGACATGGACGTCTTCGGCCCCATAACCGTCGGCAACAACGTCTTTATAGGGGTCAACAGCATCATCCTCCCCGGCGTAACCATAGGCGACAACGCGGTCGTTGGCGCGGGCTCGGTGGTAGCGAAAGACGTTCCTCCAAACACCGTCGTCGCCGGGGTTCCGGCGAGACAGGTGCGAACTCTGGACGAATATTATGAAAAAGCCATGAAGAAGGCGGTCTTCATCCGTTCATTGCCGATGAAGCAGAAGAGAAAAATTCTGCTCGAAAAATTCGGGCTCGGAAAGTAG
- a CDS encoding nucleotide sugar dehydrogenase: protein MIKFDGISGKREKIAVVGLGYVGLPLAAAFGRVAEVIGFDIMEKKIEALRLGHDATGELTAGDLASTRIDYTTDPGKLKEARFLIVTVPTPIDGNNRPDLRPVESASRMIGKNLSRGSIIVYESTVYPGVTEEICVPILEKESGLRCGADFRVGYSPERINPGDKVHTVDKIIKVVSGQDEETLETVARVYEMIVKAGVHRAQSIKVAEAAKVIENTQRDINIALMNELSIIFGKLGIDTRAVLKAAGTKWNFLKFTPGLVGGHCIGVDPYYLTHKAESVGYHPEVILSGRRINDYMGKYVVENTLKEMIRAGKAIQGSKVLVLGLTFKENVPDIRNSKVVDIVNGLSEYGVEVCVTDPLADPAEAMHEYGITLHSVESLGAVDAVVLAVAHEAYAGLTPETLAALMRKGNGKGVIIDVKGFLDRRLVEEAGIRYWRL from the coding sequence GTGATAAAATTTGACGGCATTTCCGGGAAAAGAGAAAAGATCGCCGTAGTCGGGCTCGGCTACGTCGGGCTACCTCTCGCCGCGGCTTTCGGCAGGGTCGCCGAGGTCATCGGCTTTGACATAATGGAAAAAAAGATTGAAGCGCTCCGGCTCGGCCATGACGCCACCGGCGAGTTGACCGCCGGGGACCTTGCGTCCACGAGAATCGACTACACTACCGATCCCGGAAAACTAAAGGAAGCCCGTTTCCTTATCGTAACCGTACCGACCCCCATCGACGGGAACAACCGGCCCGATCTGCGGCCCGTCGAGTCCGCTTCGAGGATGATAGGCAAAAACCTCTCCAGGGGTTCGATAATCGTCTACGAATCCACCGTCTACCCCGGAGTGACCGAAGAAATTTGCGTGCCGATACTCGAAAAGGAATCCGGCCTTCGGTGCGGGGCGGATTTTCGGGTCGGGTACTCGCCGGAGAGGATAAATCCCGGCGACAAGGTTCACACTGTGGATAAAATCATAAAGGTCGTCTCCGGCCAGGACGAAGAGACCCTCGAAACGGTCGCCCGCGTCTACGAGATGATCGTAAAGGCCGGGGTTCACCGCGCCCAGTCGATAAAAGTTGCCGAGGCGGCGAAGGTAATCGAAAATACCCAGCGAGACATAAACATTGCCCTGATGAACGAGCTTTCAATCATCTTCGGGAAGCTCGGCATAGATACCCGGGCCGTGCTCAAAGCGGCCGGGACAAAGTGGAATTTTCTTAAATTCACCCCCGGCCTCGTCGGCGGCCACTGCATAGGGGTAGACCCGTACTACCTCACCCACAAGGCCGAATCCGTCGGTTACCACCCGGAGGTAATCCTTTCGGGGCGGCGTATCAACGATTACATGGGCAAGTACGTCGTCGAGAACACCCTCAAGGAGATGATACGCGCAGGCAAGGCGATACAGGGCAGCAAGGTTCTCGTCCTGGGCCTTACCTTCAAGGAAAACGTGCCCGACATCCGCAACTCCAAGGTCGTGGATATCGTAAACGGACTTTCGGAATACGGAGTGGAGGTTTGCGTGACCGATCCTCTGGCGGACCCGGCCGAAGCGATGCACGAATACGGCATCACCCTGCACTCCGTGGAGTCTTTGGGGGCGGTGGACGCCGTGGTTCTGGCGGTAGCCCACGAAGCGTACGCCGGGCTGACACCCGAAACCCTTGCCGCGCTGATGAGGAAAGGCAACGGAAAAGGCGTCATCATCGACGTAAAGGGGTTTTTGGACAGACGCCTGGTCGAGGAAGCCGGAATCCGCTACTGGCGTCTCTAG